A single genomic interval of Oceanithermus profundus DSM 14977 harbors:
- a CDS encoding homoserine O-acetyltransferase family protein, which produces MATLVYEEIGEHEVRALLPEPAAGDLRPRPRRARLGRFTLEGGASLPALQLRYETYGALSPARDNAVVVFHALTGSAHAAGVYAAETLAALSPYERAFGARGWWNEVVGPGRALDTGRYFVVSMNVPGSCYGSSGPHEDPGFPQLSLRDMVRAQAALLDHLGVPAARVVGGSMGGMLALEFALTFPERTQALAVFAAPARQGPWARAWQHLQRTAARRGDLALGRALSMLSYRHPAGFEQRWADDPVQAERYLDHQGAKFTRRFSAASYALLTRAMDAHDVGRGRGGLEAALARLSAPAIFVGIDSDLLYPAAEVRRTAAAARSEYAEITSAHGHDGFLIESDQVSRILRAFGF; this is translated from the coding sequence GTGGCGACGCTCGTCTACGAGGAGATCGGGGAGCACGAGGTGCGGGCGCTGCTTCCGGAACCGGCCGCGGGGGATCTGCGCCCGCGGCCGCGGCGGGCGCGTCTGGGACGGTTCACATTGGAGGGCGGCGCTTCGTTGCCCGCGCTGCAGCTTCGCTACGAAACCTACGGCGCCCTCAGCCCCGCCCGCGACAACGCGGTCGTCGTCTTCCACGCGCTCACCGGTTCGGCCCACGCCGCCGGCGTCTATGCGGCCGAGACCCTGGCGGCCCTCTCGCCCTACGAGCGCGCCTTCGGGGCGCGGGGCTGGTGGAACGAGGTGGTGGGGCCGGGGCGGGCGCTCGACACCGGCCGCTACTTCGTGGTGAGCATGAACGTGCCCGGGAGCTGCTACGGCTCGAGCGGGCCGCACGAAGACCCCGGCTTCCCCCAGCTTTCGCTGCGCGACATGGTGCGGGCCCAGGCCGCCCTGCTCGACCACCTGGGCGTGCCGGCGGCGCGCGTGGTCGGGGGCAGCATGGGCGGCATGCTGGCGCTTGAGTTTGCGCTCACCTTCCCGGAGCGCACCCAGGCGCTGGCCGTCTTCGCCGCGCCCGCGCGGCAGGGCCCCTGGGCGCGCGCCTGGCAGCACCTGCAGCGCACCGCGGCGCGCCGCGGCGACCTGGCGCTGGGTCGGGCGCTGTCGATGCTCAGCTACCGTCACCCCGCCGGCTTCGAGCAGCGCTGGGCGGACGACCCGGTTCAGGCCGAGCGCTACCTCGACCATCAGGGCGCGAAGTTCACCCGACGGTTCTCGGCCGCCAGCTATGCGCTGCTCACGCGGGCGATGGACGCCCACGACGTGGGGCGGGGCCGCGGCGGGCTGGAGGCGGCCCTCGCCCGCCTCAGCGCTCCGGCGATCTTCGTGGGCATCGACAGCGACCTGCTCTACCCCGCCGCCGAGGTGCGGCGCACGGCCGCCGCGGCGCGCTCCGAATACGCCGAGATCACGAGCGCGCACGGACACGACGGCTTCCTGATCGAAAGCGACCAGGTCAGCCGGATCTTGCGCGCCTTCGGGTTTTGA
- the udk gene encoding uridine kinase, producing the protein MERFVIGIAGGTGSGKTTVTRRVIEVVGKDRVALLQMDNYYKNQDHLTFEERTRINYDHPDAFDMPLLIDHLSRLVRGEPVESPLYSFVEHTRARETKPVGPAPVVVLEGILALYDAELRRRMHLKVFVDADPDVRFIRRLRRDVDERGRSPESVIEQYLNFVRPMHIAFVEPSKRFADVIIPHGGHNEPALEMLTSRIHRILGAA; encoded by the coding sequence ATGGAACGATTCGTCATCGGCATCGCGGGCGGCACCGGCAGCGGCAAGACGACGGTCACCCGCCGGGTGATCGAGGTGGTGGGCAAGGACCGGGTGGCCCTGCTGCAAATGGACAACTACTACAAGAACCAGGACCACCTGACCTTCGAAGAACGCACCCGGATCAACTACGACCACCCCGACGCCTTCGACATGCCCCTGTTGATCGACCACCTGAGCCGGCTGGTGCGCGGCGAGCCGGTCGAGAGCCCGCTCTATTCCTTCGTCGAGCACACCCGCGCGCGCGAGACCAAGCCCGTGGGCCCGGCGCCGGTCGTGGTGCTCGAGGGCATCCTCGCCCTCTACGACGCCGAGCTGCGCCGCCGCATGCACCTCAAGGTCTTCGTCGACGCCGACCCCGACGTGCGCTTCATCCGCCGCCTGCGCCGCGACGTGGACGAGCGCGGACGCAGCCCCGAGTCGGTGATCGAGCAGTACCTGAACTTCGTCCGCCCCATGCACATCGCCTTCGTGGAACCCAGCAAGCGCTTCGCGGACGTGATCATCCCCCACGGCGGGCACAACGAACCGGCGCTCGAGATGCTGACGAGCCGGATCCACCGCATCCTGGGGGCCGCGTGA
- a CDS encoding DUF5693 family protein, translated as MKKFLHLLMALALLPSLAALHARWQVERPGPVVLTLDGQAVREEARLRGLDLDDLLDRYRDLGVRGLGVYELRTQDWVERGKAIYADGNLLRLIHPGGGFEPGWFYLSPRDPEELERIAKAWTLPQHRVAWLDRVWIGFPKDVLTMPLGPDRGFILERYRKGNYIVYRPYNDRLRSWPPPLPEPVQAVVFAGEEVLGYPDRLDATARLITVPVGFVEGAQQKGLLRIALDHPTLRVFSLQAEWQLKLSPEAAAEKYLLAARERGHQILYFRPWPDPEKTERFIRRVEQGLKASGIALGEPAPRTLEPPAYARFAWVGVLAGLGLLALAFPQPLGALLALGLLLGGFAYAGGAAGPLLAALVFAPLGFVQYRRGLAAWLAALGYALVGAAFLAALGSNTQTITGLVPFKGVLLTLVVPPLLVALAGLPKDRDLRGLIATAWEHRVRLGEVALALVALVALAVVLLRRGNTEWVPGLELQLRALLQDWMVRPRFKEIFGHAVAVLALTQPWPRWVHAGLLAFAALAEASILNTFSHYHSPLFVSLARTVNGAVVGLVLGLALAAGVWAVRRWWSR; from the coding sequence GTGAAGAAGTTCCTGCACCTGCTGATGGCGCTCGCGTTGCTGCCCTCGCTGGCGGCGCTCCACGCCCGCTGGCAGGTGGAGCGCCCCGGCCCGGTGGTGCTCACCCTCGACGGCCAGGCGGTGCGCGAGGAGGCGCGGCTGCGCGGCCTCGACCTGGACGACCTGCTCGACCGCTACCGCGACCTTGGGGTGCGCGGCCTGGGCGTCTACGAGCTGCGCACCCAGGACTGGGTCGAGCGCGGCAAGGCGATCTACGCCGACGGCAACCTGCTGCGGCTCATCCACCCGGGCGGCGGCTTCGAGCCCGGTTGGTTCTACCTCTCGCCGCGGGATCCGGAGGAGCTCGAGCGGATCGCAAAGGCCTGGACGCTGCCCCAGCACCGCGTCGCCTGGCTCGACCGGGTCTGGATCGGCTTCCCCAAGGACGTGCTCACGATGCCCTTGGGGCCGGACCGCGGCTTCATCCTCGAGCGTTACCGCAAGGGCAACTACATCGTCTACCGCCCCTACAACGACCGCCTGCGCAGCTGGCCGCCGCCGCTGCCCGAACCGGTCCAGGCCGTCGTCTTCGCCGGCGAGGAGGTGCTCGGCTACCCCGACCGCCTGGACGCGACGGCGCGGCTGATCACCGTTCCGGTGGGCTTCGTCGAGGGCGCGCAGCAAAAAGGGCTGCTGCGGATCGCGCTGGACCACCCGACGCTGCGCGTCTTCAGCCTGCAGGCCGAGTGGCAGCTCAAGCTCAGCCCTGAGGCCGCCGCCGAAAAGTACCTGCTGGCGGCGCGCGAACGCGGGCACCAGATCCTCTACTTCCGCCCCTGGCCCGACCCCGAGAAGACCGAGCGCTTCATCCGCCGCGTCGAGCAGGGGCTGAAGGCGAGCGGGATCGCGCTGGGCGAACCCGCGCCGCGCACCCTGGAACCCCCGGCCTACGCCCGGTTCGCCTGGGTGGGCGTCCTCGCGGGGCTGGGCCTCTTGGCCCTCGCCTTCCCGCAGCCCCTCGGGGCGCTGCTGGCGCTGGGCCTGCTGCTGGGCGGCTTCGCCTACGCCGGCGGAGCGGCGGGACCGCTGCTCGCGGCCCTCGTCTTCGCCCCGCTGGGCTTCGTGCAGTACCGCCGGGGGCTTGCGGCCTGGCTCGCGGCGCTGGGCTACGCCCTCGTCGGGGCGGCCTTCCTGGCGGCGCTGGGCTCGAACACCCAGACGATCACCGGCCTGGTGCCCTTCAAGGGGGTGCTGCTCACGCTGGTGGTGCCGCCGCTGCTGGTGGCGCTGGCGGGGCTGCCCAAGGACCGCGACCTGCGCGGGCTGATCGCCACGGCCTGGGAACACCGGGTGCGGCTCGGCGAGGTGGCCCTGGCGCTGGTGGCGCTGGTGGCGCTCGCGGTGGTGCTGCTGCGGCGCGGCAACACCGAGTGGGTGCCGGGGCTCGAGCTGCAGCTGCGGGCGCTGCTGCAGGACTGGATGGTGCGCCCCCGCTTCAAGGAGATCTTCGGCCACGCCGTCGCCGTGCTGGCGCTGACCCAGCCCTGGCCCCGCTGGGTGCACGCGGGCCTGCTCGCCTTCGCGGCGCTGGCCGAGGCCTCGATCCTCAACACCTTCAGCCACTACCACTCGCCGCTCTTCGTTTCGCTGGCGCGGACGGTGAACGGGGCGGTGGTGGGGCTGGTCCTCGGGCTCGCGCTGGCCGCGGGCGTCTGGGCGGTGCGCCGATGGTGGTCGCGCTAA
- a CDS encoding O-acetylhomoserine aminocarboxypropyltransferase/cysteine synthase family protein, with protein MPEYRYATLALHAGYDPEPGGPRQVPVAQSTSFVFESAEHAARLFALEEAGPIYTRIGNPTVAVLEERLAALEGGAAGLAVASGHAAQFLALTAVLQAGDNLVSLPGLYGGTVNQFKVTLARLGIETRFTSPEARPEEFLALTDGRTRVWYLESLANPALHVPDFDAIAEAAEEAGVAVFVDNTFGMGGYLFRPLEHGAAAVLHSVTKWIGGHGAAIAGALVDGGRFDWANGRYPLLDTPQSSYHGLVPTEAFQPAVLATAARVGGLRDVGPALSPHDAFLLLLGVETLALRAERHVQNTLELAHWLRARPEVDWVNYPGLEDHPSYARAQRYFGGRPGAVLTFGLRGGYDAAVRLLGRLELVSHLANVGDTRTLIIHPASTTHAQLAPEALEAAGVAPEMLRLSVGLEDPDDLKADLAAALEG; from the coding sequence ATGCCCGAGTACCGGTACGCAACCCTAGCGCTGCACGCAGGCTACGACCCCGAGCCCGGAGGCCCCCGGCAGGTTCCGGTGGCCCAGTCCACCAGCTTCGTCTTCGAAAGCGCCGAACACGCCGCCCGGCTGTTCGCGCTCGAGGAGGCGGGGCCCATCTACACCCGCATCGGCAACCCCACGGTGGCGGTGCTGGAGGAACGGCTCGCCGCCCTCGAAGGGGGCGCGGCGGGGCTGGCCGTGGCCTCGGGCCACGCCGCCCAGTTCCTGGCGCTCACCGCGGTGCTGCAGGCGGGCGACAACCTGGTGAGCCTGCCCGGCCTCTACGGGGGCACGGTCAACCAGTTCAAGGTCACCCTCGCCCGCCTGGGCATCGAGACCCGTTTCACCAGCCCCGAGGCGCGCCCCGAGGAGTTCCTGGCACTCACCGACGGGAGGACCCGGGTCTGGTACCTGGAGAGCCTCGCCAACCCGGCCCTCCACGTCCCCGACTTCGACGCCATCGCCGAGGCCGCCGAGGAAGCGGGGGTGGCCGTCTTCGTGGACAACACCTTCGGGATGGGCGGCTACCTCTTCCGGCCGCTCGAGCACGGAGCGGCGGCGGTGCTGCACTCGGTCACCAAGTGGATCGGCGGCCACGGGGCGGCGATCGCCGGCGCGCTGGTCGACGGCGGCCGCTTCGACTGGGCGAACGGCCGCTATCCGCTCCTCGACACCCCCCAGTCCAGCTACCACGGCCTGGTGCCCACCGAGGCGTTCCAGCCGGCGGTGCTGGCCACCGCGGCCCGGGTGGGCGGGTTGCGCGACGTGGGGCCGGCGCTCAGCCCCCACGACGCCTTCCTGCTCCTGCTCGGCGTCGAGACCCTGGCCCTCCGGGCCGAGCGGCACGTGCAGAACACCCTCGAGCTGGCGCACTGGCTGCGGGCGCGGCCCGAGGTGGACTGGGTCAACTACCCGGGGCTCGAGGACCACCCCAGCTACGCGCGGGCCCAGCGCTACTTCGGCGGCCGTCCGGGGGCGGTGCTCACCTTTGGCCTCCGCGGCGGCTACGACGCGGCGGTGCGCCTGCTCGGCCGCCTCGAGCTCGTCAGCCACCTGGCCAACGTGGGGGACACCCGCACCCTGATCATCCACCCCGCCTCCACCACCCACGCCCAGCTCGCGCCCGAAGCGCTGGAGGCCGCCGGGGTGGCGCCGGAGATGCTGCGCCTCAGCGTCGGCCTCGAGGACCCGGACGACCTCAAGGCCGACCTGGCGGCGGCGCTGGAGGGGTAG